AAGACGGGATCACGCCCATCCGTGGCCTCTGCCAGGTCGGCCGCATCTCGTGCAGGCAGCCCCAGACGATTCATGCCGGTATCAAAGTGCAGCGCATACCCGCGAGGCATGCGGACACCATCAACCAGCCACTCGGCCATGGTGCGAAACTGGAAGCTGGAATTGATCACCGGCGTGAGGGCGTTTTCCCGGTACAGCGCCTCCTCATCCGGGGAAGGGCCGTTCAGAATGTAAATATTGGGGTGGCTGCCCAGCGTGGCGCGGACTTGTTCTGCCTCGAACCCGTGCGCCACGAAGAAGTGATCACATCCGGCATCGTGCAATGTCTCGGCAACGCGCGCCAGGCCGTGCCCATATGCGTCAGCCTTGACGACCGCGGCGACAACACCGCTCGTCTGGGCCTCATGCAAGGACCGCCAATTGTCGGCAATATTGGCCAAATGGATTCGGGCGCGGGGTCTCAGGCTCATAGGGGCCGGATTACAGCGCTTTGCGGCAGATGTAAGGCCTATTCCTCAAATGCACCTTGCGACGGCCGGGCGAGATTGCCGAAACGAGTGACATTGGCGTCGAAGGACAGAACGACTTTGCCAATCGGGCCATGGCGTTGCTTGCCAAGGATCACCTCAGCGGTGCCATAGACTTCGTCCATTCGCTGGCGCCAGGACGCCCATTTGTCGGCCGCAGCCGGATCCGCCCCGTCTGCTTGCGGCTCTGTGCGCTCAAGATAGTAGCTTTCGCGATAGACAAACATGACCACGTCGGCGTCTTGCTCGATCGAGCCAGACTCGCGAAGATCGGACAGCTGCGGGCGTTTATCATCGCGTTGTTCGACCTGACGTGAGAGCTGCGAGAGCGCGATCACTGGGACATTCAGTTCCTTTGCCAGCGCTTTCAGCGTGGTCGTGATCTGCGTGATTTCCTGCACCCGGTTCACGTCGGCTTTGCCGGACGTCCCGGTCAGGAGCTGCAAATAGTCGATAATGATCAGATCGACGCCCTGGGCCCGATGCAAGCGACGCGCGCGGGCGGCGAGCTGACTGACCGAAATACCGCCCTGGTCGTCAATATAGAGCGGCAGGTTCTGCAATTCTTCGGTCGCCTCGCGCAGGGTCTCGAAGTCGTTTTTGTCGAGATCCCCCTGGCGGATCTTGTGCGCATTGATACTGGTCCGCTCGGCCAGGATCCGAGTCGCCAGCTGTTCCGACGACATTTCCAGAGAGAAGAAAGCGACCTTGCCGCCATCAATCGTCTTGGTGGACCCGTCTTCCAGTTTTTCGCCACGATACGAAGCCGCGACATTATAGGCGATATTGGTGACGAGAGACGTCTTCCCCATGGACGGACGGCCAGCCAGAATGATCAGGTCGGACTTGTGCAGCCCGCCCATCTTGTGGTCGAGATCATCCAGCAACGTTGCGATACCGGCAATCTTGCCTTCGCGCTGGAACGCTGCCTCCGCCATTTGCAAGGACTCGGTCAGCGCTTCGGAAAAGGTCGAAAAGCCGCGTCCGGTAGATCCGCGTTCGGCGAGTGAAAACAGCTCTCGCTCGGCCAGCTCGATCTGCTGCGCGCCGTCGACATCGCGATCATGATGCTGCGCGCGGGATTGCACACCGGCGCCGATATTGATCAGCTCGCGGCGCATGGCGAGGTCGCGAATGATCCGCGCATAGTCCTGGACCTCAGGCCCGAAGGCGGCGCTGTCGAGAAGATCGGCGAGATATTGCGCGCCGCCAATTTGCGTTAGTCGCTCATCCTTCTCGAACTGCTCGCGCAGAGTGACCCCGTCAGCCACACGCCCGTTCTGGATGAGCAACATGCAGGCTTCGAAAATTTCCTGGTGCGCAGGCGCGTAGAAATCGCTCGGACGCAGAAAATCAGATACACGTTGGAACGCGTTATTATCATACAGGATCGAGCCGATCACAGCGGCTTCGGCCGACAGATTATGCGGCAATTCGCGGGCTGGTTCGTCCGATTCCGGAAGATGTGATACGGCTGTGCTCATGGGTCCCTGTTAACCATAGAAGCGATTCGCAAGCATCCCCCAGTTACACAAATCCCCCTGATTTCGTCCGACTTATCCACAATAGAGCGCGGCCCGTTTGTGACATTGCATTGGCTCGGGTGGCGTTTCTGAATCTATGCGCTATGTAGCGCCTCTTACCCGCCAGCCGATTCACCAAACTCTGCGGAGTCTTCCTGTTCATGAGCCAGGTCTCGCTCCTGTCCAACCTATCCAGCCCGGCCGCAGTATATGGCGCGCCTTTCGGGCTTGACCTGCTGCGCCTGATCGAGGCGCTGGAAGAAAGAGGCAGCGCCGCGCTCTACGTCGCGCGCGATGACAAGCAGGCAGCGACGGCGTTCAAACTGGCGCAGTTCTTTGCCCCGGCGCTGGAGATTGTCCGCCTGCCAGGTTGGGACGTGCTGCCGTATGATCGCGTCAGTCCGTCGCCGGCGGTGGCGGCTGCTCGCTGTGCGGGACTCGCCTTTCTGGCGCAGCGGGCGGCGAATGCCGAGCCTTGCCTGGTGATCACAACAGCGAGCTCACTGGCACAGCGGGTGCCGCCGGTAGAGACGATGCGAGCCAGCTCATTGTCGGTCTACACAGGCGGCAGGATCGCGCAGGATGATCTCTCTTCATACCTGTCGATCAACGGCTATGTCCGAGTCGCCTCGGTGTCAGAGAAAGGCGAGTATTCCATTCGCGGCGGCAAGGTCGATATCTATCCGCCCACAGGTGACGAGCCGGTGCGGCTCGACCTGTTCGGCGATGAGATAGAGACGATCAAGGCTTTCGATCCTGAAACACAGATTTCCACGCGCGTGCTCAACCGCGTTGCGCTAGCGCCTGTGTCCGAAGTCCTGTTCAACGAACACACGCTCGGCCTGTTCCGGGAGCGCTATCTCGAGGCGCTCGGGTCTCCCGTGGGGGATCCGATGTATGAGGCCGCCCGGGCAGAGATACGCAGAGGCGGGATCGAGAGCTGGTTGTCTCTGTTCCATGATCGCCTGCAGACCTTGTTCGACTATCTGGGCCCCGACGTATTGATCGGTCTCGGCGCCTTATCGGCGGAGGCGGCGAGCGAGCGCTTGGCGCAGGCGAAGGATTATTATGAGGCACGCCTGGAAGCCGCGGGTGAAGAGCGACAGGCGCGCGTGCTGCCGCCGCATCACTTGTATCTGACAGAGCAGGAACTTTCCGCAGCTCTGCAATCACGAGGCGTGGCACGCTTCCATGGCGGGAGCGGAGAGGGCGGTCTGGACCTTGGCGGCGGACAGGGGCGCGATTTTGCGCCGGAACGTGCACAGCCGGAAGTCAATATATTCGAAGTCGCCGCCGCGCATGCCAAAGCCAAGCACGAGGTGGGGAAGACGGTGATCTTCGGGGCCTGGACTGAGGGCTCAGCGAGCCGTCTGGAAGGTGTGCTCGAAGACCACGGCCTGCCGGACGCAACACGGATCTATTCGCTCGAAGCCGCCAGACAGGCAGAGATCGCGATCTGCGAACTGCCACTCGAGAACGGGTTTGAGACGGCCGATCTCGTCATAATCG
This DNA window, taken from Hyphomonas sp. Mor2, encodes the following:
- a CDS encoding replicative DNA helicase produces the protein MSTAVSHLPESDEPARELPHNLSAEAAVIGSILYDNNAFQRVSDFLRPSDFYAPAHQEIFEACMLLIQNGRVADGVTLREQFEKDERLTQIGGAQYLADLLDSAAFGPEVQDYARIIRDLAMRRELINIGAGVQSRAQHHDRDVDGAQQIELAERELFSLAERGSTGRGFSTFSEALTESLQMAEAAFQREGKIAGIATLLDDLDHKMGGLHKSDLIILAGRPSMGKTSLVTNIAYNVAASYRGEKLEDGSTKTIDGGKVAFFSLEMSSEQLATRILAERTSINAHKIRQGDLDKNDFETLREATEELQNLPLYIDDQGGISVSQLAARARRLHRAQGVDLIIIDYLQLLTGTSGKADVNRVQEITQITTTLKALAKELNVPVIALSQLSRQVEQRDDKRPQLSDLRESGSIEQDADVVMFVYRESYYLERTEPQADGADPAAADKWASWRQRMDEVYGTAEVILGKQRHGPIGKVVLSFDANVTRFGNLARPSQGAFEE